The sequence AAACTCGTTTCCCCAGGTGAAGACGGCGCCGTCGAGCCCGCCACGGGCGGCGAGTTCCCACTCGGACTCGGTCGGGAGTTCCTTGCCAGCCCAGGTCGCGAAGGCCACCGCGTCGGAGTACGCGACGTGGGTGACGGGGTGCAGTTCCCTGCCGTCGACGGTGCTACCCGGCCCCTCGGGGTGACGCCAGGTCGCGCCCGGCGTCCACGACCACCAGTTGCGGTAGTCGGCGAGGCTGACCGGCCCGGACGCCTTACGAAACACGAGGGAGCCCGGGACGAGTAACTCCGGGTCGGCGTCGGGATAGTCCGCCGCCGTCGGTGACACCTCGGCCATCGTGACGTGACCGGTCTCTCGGACGAATCGATCAAATTCCCGGACGGTCACCAGGTACTGGTCAATCCAGAACCCGTCAACCTCGACCCATCGGACGGGCCCTTCTTCGGGGTAGAAATCGGTTGACCCCATGCGAAACCGGCCACCGGGGATCCAGACCATCTCCGGAGCCGGGCGGGTCGTCGCTGGCGAGCTGAGCGCCTCATGCACCACGTCCCCACCCTAAAACACCCAATGCACACCAACATGGTGGTTACCGGATTGTCGGGGTGGTGGGCGAGTTGTGCCATCGGGCGTTCTCGCCGTCACCGGTGCGAAATGAGGCGTATGACGGACACGACGGAGCACACCAGCCGGAGATCCAGAAAGCGGGACCTTCGACCCTGATCTAAGGCGTTGTGCGTCTGTTCGGTGGAGGTAGGTCACGCTTCCGCAGGCTCGCTCGGGGGGCGAACCGAAGAAGCCGCGACTCTACGCCGATCGATGCCCAAAAGGAGTGGTCTTGCTCTCGCAATCCTCAGCAGCGGTGGTAACGGCGACCCTGCCCGCTGTGCAGGCGCATGGTGAAACGATCACCAGCCGGTTCTACCAGCGAATGTTCAAGGCCCATCCGGAGCTCCTGAACATCTTCAACAAGGGCCACCAGGCCACCGGGGAGCAGCCGGCCGCACTTGCCGCCTCCGTGGTCGCCTACGCCGAGCACCTCACCGGCGGCGGCGACGACCGGTCGTGGGAGCTGATCCTGAGTCGGATCGCCCACAAACACGCCTCGCTCGGCATCACCGCAACCCAGTACACGATCGTCGGCCGGCACCTGCTCGCCGCGGTCGGCGAGGTGCTCGGTGAGGCCGTGACCGCCGAGGTCGCAGCGGCCTGGGACGAGGTGTACTGGCTGCTCGCCTGCGAGCTGATCGCCCGGGAGGCGCGGCTCTACACCCAGGCCGGGGTGGGCGAGGCCGGGTCGGTGTGGCGAGACTGGCAGGTCGTGGAGTGCATCCAGGAAACAGCGGATGTCGTCTCCTTCCGGTTGGTCCCGGCCGACGGTGGCCCACTGCCCACCTTCACGCCAGGGCAGTACGTCTCCGTCGCGGTCGACCTGGACGGTGGACGGAGGCAGCAGATCCGGCAGTACAGCCTCTCCGGCCGACCCGGCTCAACCCACTGGCAGATCACCGTCAAGCGGGTACGCGCCACCGGCGACGCCCCCGAAGGCGCGGTCTCGACCTTCCTGCACGAGCAGGTGACCGCCGGTGACACGCTCCGCCTCAGCCCGCCGTTCGGCGAGGTCAACGCGGTCGGGGACGAGGGCCCGCTGCTGCTGGTCAGCGCCGGAATCGGCCTCACCCCGGCGATGTCGGCCCTGCACCACCTGGCCACGACCGAGACCGGGCGGGAGGTGGTGCTGGTGCACGCTGACCGCAGCGCCGCCGACCACGCCCGCCGTCACGAGCTGCCGGATCTGGCGGAGCAGTTGCCGAACCTGTCGGTGCTGCTGTGGTACGAGGAGGCCGCCGGTGAGGCGGTGGACGGGCTGAAGGCTGAGGTCACCGCCGGCCGCGTGGATCCGAGCCGGATCCCACTACCGGCCGGAGCGCACATCCACCTCTGCGGGCCGGTGCCGTTCATGTACCAGGTCCGCGCCGAGCTTCTCCGCCGAGGCGTGTCAAAGGACCGGATCGGCTACGACGTGTTCGGCCCGGGGATGCTGCACGACTGAATCCTTCGGGCTGACCCCACGGCTGCGGTGCCGTGGGGTCAGCCCGTCAGGAGACCAGTACCAGCGTGCCGAGTACCAGGACCGAGCAGACGATCTCGATCACGCCGACCAGGGCGGGGCGCAGCGCCCGGCCGGGCAGAAGCCACGCACGGATCAGCAACACCAGGAAGATCGGGGCGAGTCCCACGTCGAGCAGGGTCGCCACGGCCAGCGCCGCCAGGTGGAAGCCGATGGACAGACGCCGGTAGGCAGCGCTGCCGCGCTCCCGGATCATGGTCTTGACGTAGCAGACGGTGCCGGTCAGGTAGAGCAGCAGCGCCACGAAGGCAGGAACAACCTGCCCCGGCGACACACCCGAGACCGTGGCCACAACAAAGATCAGCAGGCAGCTCTGCACCACCGAGGCGAGGTCGTTGAGCAGAGCCCGCTCGCGCCGGCGCCAGGCGTACCCGGCGTTGACCGCCAGCAGCACCGCATAGGCCGGGGCGTACCAGAGCACAGCCGGCCGAACGACCACCACCGCCAGCGCCAACGGCGCCGCGATCAGGGCGTAGAGCCGGATCTGTGCAAGGAAGCGGCGCGGTCGACGACTCTTCACGGCCTGGAAGACGTAGTAGGACAGCAGGTAGCCGGCCAACCATGCGCCGAGCAGCGGCAGCTGCGGCCACCCTGCTCCGACCAGGGCGACCCCGACCAGGTACGGCAGGAGGAGCATCGCCCAGGCCCCGTGCTGCGGCGGCAGATAGCGGCGGAGCACGCGCTGGCGGTTGACTGGCCGGCGGGCGGTGGCGGGACCGGCGGTCTCGGGTGCCGCCGGCGACCGGGTGCTCATACCGGCCGGGTGGCGCCGGACGGGAGAGACAGCCGCACCACACATGCGGTTGGCGCGCCGAACGGCTCCAGCACGGCGTCGCTCGCTGGGGCACCCGCCTGCTCCAGCGCGCCGCGGACGACGCCGACGTGCAGCCCGCAGATGGCATCCG comes from Salinispora tropica CNB-440 and encodes:
- a CDS encoding formylglycine-generating enzyme family protein, whose product is MVWIPGGRFRMGSTDFYPEEGPVRWVEVDGFWIDQYLVTVREFDRFVRETGHVTMAEVSPTAADYPDADPELLVPGSLVFRKASGPVSLADYRNWWSWTPGATWRHPEGPGSTVDGRELHPVTHVAYSDAVAFATWAGKELPTESEWELAARGGLDGAVFTWGNEFAPEGKLMANTWQGAFPWQNLLLDGYAGTSPVGAFPPNGHHLYDMAGNVWEWTQDVFTYPAGSLAKACCTTPVTADGPSSAIPRHVIKGGSHLCAPNYCMRYRPAARQGEAIDTSTCHLGFRCVSR
- a CDS encoding globin domain-containing protein; this translates as MVLLSQSSAAVVTATLPAVQAHGETITSRFYQRMFKAHPELLNIFNKGHQATGEQPAALAASVVAYAEHLTGGGDDRSWELILSRIAHKHASLGITATQYTIVGRHLLAAVGEVLGEAVTAEVAAAWDEVYWLLACELIAREARLYTQAGVGEAGSVWRDWQVVECIQETADVVSFRLVPADGGPLPTFTPGQYVSVAVDLDGGRRQQIRQYSLSGRPGSTHWQITVKRVRATGDAPEGAVSTFLHEQVTAGDTLRLSPPFGEVNAVGDEGPLLLVSAGIGLTPAMSALHHLATTETGREVVLVHADRSAADHARRHELPDLAEQLPNLSVLLWYEEAAGEAVDGLKAEVTAGRVDPSRIPLPAGAHIHLCGPVPFMYQVRAELLRRGVSKDRIGYDVFGPGMLHD
- a CDS encoding YwiC-like family protein; the encoded protein is MSTRSPAAPETAGPATARRPVNRQRVLRRYLPPQHGAWAMLLLPYLVGVALVGAGWPQLPLLGAWLAGYLLSYYVFQAVKSRRPRRFLAQIRLYALIAAPLALAVVVVRPAVLWYAPAYAVLLAVNAGYAWRRRERALLNDLASVVQSCLLIFVVATVSGVSPGQVVPAFVALLLYLTGTVCYVKTMIRERGSAAYRRLSIGFHLAALAVATLLDVGLAPIFLVLLIRAWLLPGRALRPALVGVIEIVCSVLVLGTLVLVS